One segment of Thermosynechococcus sp. HN-54 DNA contains the following:
- the glyQ gene encoding glycine--tRNA ligase subunit alpha translates to MYFQDVIATLHQFWAAQGCLIAQPYDVEKGAGTKSPHTFLRALGPEPWAVAYVEPCRRPGDGRYGENPNRYQYYYQYQVLIKPSPDNIQEIYLESLRALGIRPQEHDIRFVEDNWEDAAVGAWGVGWEVWLDGMEVTQFTYFQQCGGLDCRPVSIEITYGLERLTMYLQEVDAIASIRWNPTLTYGDVHLQGEIEQSTYNFEASDPERLFTLFSLYQQEAEQLLEKQLVLPSLDYVLKCSHTFNLLDARGVISVAERTRYIGRIRGLARRVAQAYVQQREALGFPLLKEPASIAP, encoded by the coding sequence ATGTATTTTCAAGATGTCATTGCTACATTGCACCAATTTTGGGCGGCTCAAGGATGCCTGATTGCCCAGCCCTACGACGTGGAAAAGGGCGCCGGTACCAAAAGCCCCCATACCTTTTTGCGTGCCCTCGGCCCTGAACCTTGGGCAGTAGCCTATGTCGAACCCTGTCGACGACCTGGAGATGGTCGCTATGGCGAGAATCCCAACCGCTATCAGTACTATTACCAGTACCAAGTGCTGATTAAGCCCTCTCCTGACAATATCCAAGAGATCTATTTAGAGTCGCTGCGTGCCCTTGGCATTCGCCCCCAAGAGCATGACATTCGCTTTGTTGAGGACAACTGGGAGGATGCCGCCGTTGGCGCGTGGGGTGTGGGCTGGGAGGTCTGGCTCGATGGCATGGAGGTCACGCAGTTTACCTATTTTCAGCAGTGCGGTGGCTTGGATTGTCGGCCTGTCTCCATTGAGATTACCTACGGCTTGGAACGGTTGACGATGTATCTCCAAGAGGTGGATGCGATCGCCAGCATTCGTTGGAACCCCACGCTCACCTACGGCGATGTCCATTTGCAGGGGGAAATTGAACAGTCCACCTATAACTTTGAAGCCTCTGACCCGGAACGATTGTTTACCCTTTTTAGTCTCTACCAGCAGGAGGCGGAGCAGCTTCTGGAAAAGCAGTTGGTATTGCCCAGCTTGGATTATGTGCTCAAGTGTTCCCACACCTTTAACCTGCTGGATGCCCGTGGTGTGATTTCGGTGGCAGAGCGCACGCGCTACATTGGTCGCATTCGCGGATTGGCACGGCGCGTTGCCCAAGCCTATGTCCAACAACGGGAAGCTTTGGGATTTCCACTGCTCAAGGAGCCGGCGTCGATCGCCCCCTAA
- a CDS encoding ribbon-helix-helix domain-containing protein encodes MTTPQGKRRITVTIDAQLLEAIDRISKNRSATIEKALRLWHAHQVEEQLLAFYQHRPERDETEEIQWAQATQFNAFDAWQQESPWHS; translated from the coding sequence ATGACAACGCCTCAAGGAAAACGACGAATTACCGTAACGATAGATGCTCAGTTACTAGAGGCGATTGATCGCATATCCAAGAATCGCTCAGCAACTATTGAGAAAGCACTTCGACTATGGCATGCACATCAAGTTGAAGAGCAATTGCTGGCTTTTTATCAGCATCGCCCAGAGCGAGATGAGACTGAGGAAATCCAGTGGGCACAAGCAACCCAATTCAATGCTTTTGATGCTTGGCAACAGGAAAGTCCGTGGCATTCCTAG
- a CDS encoding lysozyme: MGYALLAHRSSALWWYWYRWQPSQIAPLVMQGGDPYVRALMRTISASEANDANPYTLLYGGEHVQDLSQHPDRCIPIHRGPNQHLCTTAAGRYQFLTTTWEEKAAQYHPQPPSWFWQDYSFAPEYQDQVVYRWLTDPAAWNADIPQLLREGRVQEVFALLSDTWTSLGYGIESNRITPHLKEIYQQLLAQELAASQTAQSAARSALP, encoded by the coding sequence ATGGGGTATGCCTTGTTGGCCCATCGTTCGAGCGCCCTGTGGTGGTACTGGTACCGCTGGCAACCTAGTCAGATTGCCCCCTTGGTGATGCAGGGAGGAGACCCCTATGTGCGAGCGCTGATGCGCACCATTTCTGCCAGTGAGGCCAACGACGCCAATCCCTACACCCTCCTCTATGGTGGCGAACACGTCCAAGACCTCAGCCAGCATCCCGATCGCTGTATTCCCATTCACCGCGGCCCCAATCAGCACCTGTGTACCACCGCCGCCGGTCGCTATCAATTTCTCACCACCACTTGGGAAGAAAAAGCCGCCCAGTATCATCCCCAACCGCCAAGCTGGTTTTGGCAGGACTATAGCTTTGCCCCAGAATATCAAGATCAGGTGGTCTATCGCTGGCTGACAGATCCCGCCGCTTGGAATGCCGATATTCCCCAACTCTTGCGGGAGGGTCGCGTGCAGGAAGTCTTTGCCCTACTGTCAGATACATGGACAAGTCTGGGCTACGGCATTGAAAGCAACCGCATCACCCCCCACCTCAAGGAGATCTACCAGCAACTGTTGGCTCAGGAGTTAGCCGCCTCCCAGACTGCACAATCTGCGGCGAGGAGCGCATTACCCTAG
- a CDS encoding flavin prenyltransferase UbiX, whose product MTSSSLPIVLGVTGASGLIYAVRAIKFLLQADYPIQLVASKAVHQVWQAEYGLTLPVQPDKQTLFWREQAQVWTGSLTCHRPTDVAAAIASGSFRTLGMVILPCSMSTVAKLAAGLSSDLLERVADVHLKEHRPLVLVPRETPFSLIHLQNLTQLAMAGARIVPAIPAWYHRPQTIEDLVDFVIARALDQLGLDCVPLQRWQGPLS is encoded by the coding sequence GTGACCTCCTCTTCTTTACCGATTGTTTTGGGTGTAACGGGTGCGTCTGGTCTCATTTACGCAGTACGTGCCATTAAATTTCTATTACAAGCGGACTATCCTATTCAATTAGTGGCATCAAAGGCCGTGCATCAGGTGTGGCAGGCAGAATATGGCCTCACCCTGCCCGTACAACCCGACAAGCAGACCCTCTTTTGGCGCGAACAAGCCCAAGTCTGGACGGGATCCCTCACCTGTCACCGCCCCACGGATGTGGCAGCGGCGATCGCCAGCGGTTCCTTTCGCACCTTGGGCATGGTGATTCTCCCCTGTAGCATGAGTACAGTGGCGAAGTTGGCCGCAGGATTGAGTTCCGATCTCCTAGAGCGGGTGGCTGATGTCCACCTCAAGGAACACCGTCCGTTGGTGCTAGTGCCCCGCGAAACCCCCTTTAGCCTGATTCACCTGCAAAACCTGACCCAATTGGCAATGGCGGGGGCGCGAATTGTACCCGCTATCCCGGCGTGGTATCACCGGCCGCAGACCATTGAGGACTTAGTGGATTTTGTGATCGCCCGTGCGCTGGATCAGTTAGGGTTGGATTGTGTGCCTCTGCAACGTTGGCAAGGACCCCTTTCCTAA
- the metH gene encoding methionine synthase has protein sequence MSMSFLEYLHAEPRRVIVFDGAMGTNLQAQNLTAEDFGGKEYEGCNEYLVISKPEAVAKVHRDFLAAGADVIETDTFGSSSIVLSEYNLGDRAYEISKKAAELAKSVAAEFSTPEKPRFVAGSMGPGTKLPTLGHIDYDTLYTAFREQAAGLFDGGVDLFIIETCQDVLQIKAALNGVMAVLRERGERRPLMVSVTMEQQGTMLVGSEIGAALTILEPYPIDILGLNCATGPDLMTEHIRYLSQHSPFVISCIPNAGLPENIGGHAHYKLTPMELRLALTRFVEDFGVQVIGGCCGTRPDHIAALAEIAATLTPKARSPQRIPAAASIYSPQPYDQENSFLIIGERLNASGSKKCRDLLNAEDWDGLVALARAQVREGAHILDVNVDYVGRDGVRDMRELVSRLVTNVTLPLMLDSTEWQKMEAGLKVAGGKCLLNSTNFEDGEPRFYKVLELAKTYGAGVVVGTIDEEGMARTAEKKFAIAQRAYRAALDYGIPPYEIFFDPLALPISTGIEADRVNGRETIAAIGRIRAELPDCHILLGVSNISFGLNPAARQVLNSMFLHEAMQAGMDAAIVSAAKILPLAKIEPEHQEVCRDLIYDRRRFEGEVCVYDPLAELTRLFEGKTTKQDRSQVENLPIEERLKRHIIDGDRLGLEETLAKALETYPPLEIINTFLLDGMRVVGELFGSGQMQLPFVLQSAETMKAAVAYLEPFMEKSAKGGTAKGTVVIATVKGDVHDIGKNLVDIILTNNGYRVINLGIKQPVENIIQAYEEHQADCIAMSGLLVKSTAFMKENLEVFNERGITVPVILGGAALTPKFVYEDCQSTYHGQVIYGKDAFADLHFMDRLMSAKAAGQWDDRRGFLDGTPTPSLEEVSTPAIAPESTPVVEPEVPEVVDTRRSEAVAVEIPRPTPPFWGTCHLKADQIPLSEVFAYLDLQALIVGQWQFRKPKDQDRAAYEAFLAEKVYPILEEWKQRILAENLLHPELIYGYFPCQSEGNTVYLYDPQQVGDKSACVPERAIAQFTFPRQKQGRRLCIADFFAPVESGIIDVFPMQAVTVGEIATQVAQQLFATNQYSDYLYFHGMAVQTAEALAEWCHARIRRELGCTPDPESIRDILAQRYQGSRYSFGYPACPNMQDQYTLLRLLQSDRMGMYMDESEQLYPEQSTTAIICYHPTAKYFSA, from the coding sequence ATGTCTATGTCGTTTCTTGAGTATCTTCATGCAGAACCCCGGCGCGTGATTGTCTTTGACGGCGCAATGGGCACGAATCTTCAGGCACAAAACCTGACGGCAGAAGACTTTGGTGGCAAGGAGTACGAAGGCTGCAATGAATATCTGGTCATCAGTAAGCCAGAGGCGGTGGCCAAGGTGCATCGTGATTTTTTGGCAGCGGGGGCGGATGTCATTGAAACGGATACTTTTGGCTCATCCTCGATTGTTCTCAGTGAGTACAATTTGGGCGATCGCGCCTACGAAATTAGCAAGAAAGCTGCTGAACTGGCCAAGTCCGTGGCCGCTGAATTTAGCACTCCCGAAAAACCCCGCTTTGTTGCTGGCTCGATGGGACCGGGCACCAAACTCCCCACCCTTGGCCACATTGACTACGACACCCTCTACACGGCTTTTCGCGAGCAAGCGGCAGGCCTTTTTGACGGCGGAGTTGATCTATTTATTATTGAAACCTGCCAAGACGTGCTGCAAATCAAAGCAGCGCTCAATGGGGTGATGGCTGTCTTGCGAGAGCGGGGAGAACGCCGACCGCTGATGGTCTCGGTAACGATGGAGCAACAGGGCACGATGCTTGTTGGCTCGGAAATTGGCGCTGCCCTGACGATTCTTGAACCCTATCCCATTGATATTTTAGGACTCAACTGCGCCACTGGCCCTGACCTAATGACGGAGCATATCCGCTACCTCTCGCAGCACTCTCCCTTTGTGATTTCCTGTATTCCCAATGCCGGCTTGCCTGAGAATATCGGTGGCCACGCCCACTATAAATTGACGCCGATGGAATTGCGGCTGGCCCTGACCCGCTTTGTCGAAGACTTTGGGGTGCAAGTGATTGGCGGCTGTTGTGGTACTCGGCCGGATCATATTGCCGCTCTGGCGGAGATTGCAGCGACCTTGACCCCCAAGGCGCGATCGCCCCAACGGATTCCTGCTGCCGCCTCGATTTACAGCCCTCAGCCCTACGACCAAGAGAATTCCTTCCTGATTATTGGTGAGCGACTCAATGCCAGTGGCTCGAAAAAATGCCGCGATCTCCTCAATGCCGAAGATTGGGATGGCCTCGTTGCCCTTGCCCGTGCCCAAGTGCGTGAAGGTGCCCACATCCTCGATGTCAATGTGGACTATGTGGGGCGCGATGGCGTGCGGGATATGCGCGAGTTGGTCTCGCGACTGGTTACCAATGTCACCCTGCCCCTCATGCTCGACTCTACGGAGTGGCAAAAGATGGAGGCCGGCTTAAAGGTGGCGGGGGGCAAATGCCTGCTCAACTCCACTAACTTTGAGGATGGTGAACCCCGCTTTTATAAAGTCTTGGAACTGGCGAAAACCTATGGTGCCGGCGTTGTTGTCGGCACCATTGATGAGGAGGGGATGGCGCGGACGGCCGAGAAAAAGTTTGCCATTGCCCAGCGTGCCTATAGGGCTGCCCTTGACTACGGGATTCCCCCCTACGAGATTTTTTTTGACCCCTTGGCTCTACCGATTTCTACAGGGATTGAGGCGGATCGGGTCAACGGTCGGGAAACGATTGCGGCCATTGGTCGTATCCGCGCTGAACTGCCCGACTGTCATATTTTGCTGGGGGTCTCGAATATCTCCTTTGGTTTGAACCCGGCGGCTCGCCAAGTCCTCAACTCGATGTTTCTCCATGAGGCCATGCAAGCGGGGATGGATGCGGCCATTGTCAGTGCTGCCAAGATTCTCCCCTTGGCCAAAATTGAGCCAGAGCACCAAGAAGTATGCCGGGATCTCATCTATGACCGGCGGCGATTTGAGGGGGAGGTGTGCGTTTATGACCCCCTTGCGGAACTGACCCGTCTCTTTGAGGGCAAAACCACCAAACAGGATCGCTCGCAGGTGGAGAACCTACCCATTGAGGAGCGACTCAAACGCCACATTATTGATGGCGATCGCCTTGGCTTGGAGGAAACTTTGGCCAAAGCCCTTGAAACCTATCCCCCCCTAGAAATTATCAATACGTTCTTGCTCGATGGCATGAGGGTGGTGGGCGAACTCTTTGGCTCTGGACAGATGCAGCTGCCCTTTGTTTTGCAGTCGGCAGAAACGATGAAGGCCGCGGTTGCCTACCTCGAACCCTTTATGGAGAAATCCGCCAAGGGGGGTACCGCCAAGGGCACTGTCGTCATTGCCACGGTGAAGGGGGATGTCCATGATATTGGCAAAAACTTGGTGGATATTATCCTCACCAACAACGGCTATCGGGTGATTAACTTGGGGATTAAGCAACCCGTCGAAAATATCATCCAAGCCTATGAAGAGCATCAGGCAGATTGCATTGCCATGAGTGGCCTCTTGGTGAAATCCACCGCTTTTATGAAGGAAAACCTCGAGGTCTTTAATGAACGCGGCATTACAGTGCCGGTGATTTTGGGGGGGGCAGCGTTAACACCCAAATTTGTCTATGAGGATTGCCAGTCCACCTACCACGGTCAAGTGATCTACGGTAAGGATGCCTTTGCCGATTTGCATTTTATGGATCGGCTGATGAGTGCTAAGGCCGCAGGGCAATGGGACGATCGCCGGGGATTTTTGGATGGTACCCCTACCCCATCTCTAGAGGAAGTGAGCACGCCAGCGATCGCCCCCGAATCCACCCCAGTTGTGGAACCAGAGGTACCAGAGGTGGTTGATACCCGTCGCTCTGAAGCGGTTGCGGTGGAGATTCCTCGGCCTACCCCGCCCTTCTGGGGCACTTGTCACCTCAAAGCCGATCAGATTCCCCTGTCAGAGGTCTTTGCCTATCTGGATCTCCAAGCCCTGATTGTGGGCCAGTGGCAGTTTCGCAAACCCAAGGATCAAGACCGCGCCGCCTACGAGGCCTTTCTTGCCGAGAAAGTCTATCCCATCCTTGAGGAATGGAAACAGCGCATCCTCGCTGAAAACCTGCTCCATCCCGAACTCATTTATGGCTACTTTCCCTGCCAAAGTGAAGGTAACACGGTCTATCTCTACGATCCGCAGCAGGTCGGTGACAAAAGTGCCTGCGTCCCTGAGCGAGCGATCGCCCAGTTTACCTTCCCCCGCCAGAAGCAAGGTCGCCGTCTCTGTATTGCTGACTTCTTTGCCCCTGTAGAATCGGGCATCATTGATGTATTTCCGATGCAGGCGGTCACTGTTGGTGAAATTGCCACCCAAGTGGCACAGCAGCTATTTGCTACTAATCAATACAGTGACTACCTCTACTTCCATGGCATGGCGGTGCAAACCGCTGAAGCCCTTGCGGAGTGGTGTCATGCCCGCATTCGCCGCGAATTGGGCTGCACTCCCGATCCAGAGTCGATTCGCGATATTCTTGCCCAGCGCTACCAAGGCTCCCGCTACAGCTTTGGCTATCCTGCCTGCCCCAATATGCAGGATCAATATACGCTGCTCCGACTCCTCCAGAGCGATCGCATGGGGATGTATATGGACGAGAGTGAACAGCTCTACCCTGAGCAATCCACGACGGCAATCATCTGCTACCACCCCACTGCCAAATATTTCAGCGCCTGA
- a CDS encoding polysaccharide deacetylase family protein: protein MGRQWQLSVVLALFAASATLAADVPRFLSPQKFWGQLVYQVKPLKPEKVVALTFDDGPWGTSTRQVLQILKEEDVKATFFVLGKHALMYPDVIADIVKAGHAVGNHSWSHPYKPVDPEVAKQEIENTSALIAKQSQAQTRLFRPPGGNLTTGLVDYAKSKNYTIIMWSVDTHDTRPNTTAADIVKRTFKEVKPGSIILLHDGGGDRATTRQALPTLIRRLRQKGYHFVTVPELLQLAVKAPMPKPEPTPTPTPQPTITPTPTPTPTSEPTPPPTPTPQPSSSPLPTPESLPSPELTPTPPVPSEPQLEPPRMPPH from the coding sequence ATGGGACGGCAGTGGCAGCTGTCGGTAGTCTTGGCTTTGTTTGCAGCATCGGCGACGCTGGCAGCGGATGTGCCGCGCTTTCTCAGTCCCCAGAAGTTTTGGGGGCAGTTGGTCTATCAAGTCAAACCCCTAAAGCCTGAAAAAGTGGTGGCGCTGACCTTTGATGATGGCCCTTGGGGAACCTCAACCCGCCAAGTGCTGCAAATTCTCAAGGAGGAGGATGTCAAGGCCACCTTTTTTGTCCTTGGCAAGCACGCCCTCATGTATCCCGATGTCATTGCTGACATTGTCAAAGCGGGTCATGCCGTTGGCAACCATAGTTGGAGTCATCCCTACAAGCCCGTTGACCCTGAAGTAGCCAAGCAAGAAATTGAAAACACCTCTGCGCTCATTGCCAAGCAAAGCCAAGCGCAAACGCGCCTTTTTCGGCCACCGGGAGGCAATTTGACCACAGGGCTAGTGGATTATGCCAAGTCGAAAAACTACACCATCATCATGTGGTCGGTGGATACCCACGACACCCGCCCCAACACCACAGCCGCGGACATTGTTAAGCGCACCTTTAAGGAAGTGAAACCGGGTAGTATTATTTTGCTCCACGATGGCGGCGGCGATCGCGCCACTACCCGCCAAGCTCTCCCCACGCTGATTCGTCGCCTGCGGCAAAAAGGTTATCACTTTGTTACTGTGCCGGAACTGCTGCAACTGGCAGTTAAAGCCCCCATGCCGAAGCCTGAACCGACACCAACACCCACGCCTCAACCGACAATCACTCCAACACCGACACCCACGCCAACCTCTGAACCAACACCGCCTCCGACGCCTACCCCGCAACCCAGTTCAAGCCCACTTCCCACCCCAGAAAGCCTGCCCAGTCCTGAGCTAACGCCTACCCCTCCCGTCCCCAGTGAACCGCAATTGGAGCCACCCCGCATGCCCCCTCACTAA
- the cysH gene encoding phosphoadenosine phosphosulfate reductase, which yields MAASVSFDLDALNQRFEGAHPREILAWAVDEIPQGLVQTSAFNVDDMMITDLLYRDLRPNPPVPVLFLDTLHHFPETLEFVQRAKEKYGLDLRTYKTPDVDSREAFAARYGNKLWETNVEQFHHLTKIEPLQRGLAELNTVAWITGRRRDQAITRANMPYVELDKEGRLKINPLAAWTRKQTWAYVMEHGVIYNPLHDRGYASIGDEPLTTPVAEGEDERAGRWRGMGKTECGIHL from the coding sequence ATGGCTGCATCCGTAAGCTTTGACCTCGATGCCCTGAACCAACGCTTTGAGGGGGCACATCCCCGCGAAATTCTAGCGTGGGCAGTGGATGAAATTCCCCAAGGGCTGGTGCAGACCAGTGCCTTTAATGTGGATGACATGATGATCACGGATTTGCTCTACCGTGATCTGCGCCCCAATCCGCCAGTGCCCGTTCTCTTTTTGGATACGCTGCATCACTTTCCAGAGACCCTTGAATTTGTGCAGCGGGCGAAGGAAAAATACGGTCTGGATTTGCGCACCTACAAAACCCCCGATGTGGACAGCCGTGAGGCCTTTGCTGCTCGCTATGGCAATAAGCTTTGGGAAACCAATGTTGAGCAGTTTCACCATCTCACTAAAATTGAACCGCTGCAACGGGGCTTGGCAGAACTGAATACTGTGGCTTGGATTACGGGACGGCGTCGCGATCAGGCGATCACCCGTGCCAATATGCCCTACGTGGAACTAGACAAAGAGGGTCGGCTGAAAATTAATCCCCTTGCTGCTTGGACACGCAAACAAACGTGGGCCTACGTGATGGAGCACGGAGTGATTTACAATCCCCTCCACGATCGCGGCTATGCCAGTATTGGCGATGAACCCCTCACTACCCCTGTAGCTGAAGGGGAAGATGAACGGGCGGGTCGCTGGCGCGGCATGGGCAAAACCGAGTGTGGTATCCATCTCTAA
- a CDS encoding type II toxin-antitoxin system PemK/MazF family toxin, which translates to MTQTKRPILIVSIDIRNSYAATVLVVPFSTDLAASAGNPCRIHFPAGEGGLDHPCVAMCDLVTTVQKKYLERGSYGRITQELLRQVQQGIQIAIGVDISLFSAGSALKRRRLQNLNENPHQSLKILGNAVQD; encoded by the coding sequence GTGACACAAACAAAACGTCCTATCCTTATAGTTTCAATAGATATTCGTAACTCTTATGCTGCTACTGTGTTAGTTGTTCCTTTTTCAACTGATCTTGCAGCGTCCGCAGGAAACCCTTGTCGTATTCACTTTCCAGCAGGTGAAGGTGGACTTGACCATCCCTGTGTAGCAATGTGTGACTTAGTCACGACTGTTCAAAAAAAGTACTTAGAGCGAGGTTCCTATGGGCGTATTACTCAAGAGCTATTGAGGCAGGTACAACAAGGCATTCAAATCGCAATTGGAGTAGATATTTCGCTATTCTCCGCTGGATCAGCTCTAAAGAGAAGACGGCTCCAAAATCTCAACGAGAATCCGCATCAAAGTCTCAAGATCCTCGGGAACGCGGTACAGGATTAG
- a CDS encoding YggS family pyridoxal phosphate-dependent enzyme has translation MLSAAEIGDRVAHLKSTLPPHVRLIAVSKFMPAAAIRAAYEAGIRDFGESRVQEAASKRAELADLTDITWHLIGHLQTNKVRQALQLFDWIHTVDRWKLAERINAVLRETDTPSPHCLLQVKLRPDPQKHGWEKSELEAALPQLDALSHLRCYGLMTILPLGLSPSEQLQVFQELRAWGEVLSTKPWQQLQWQEYSMGMTQDYPLAVQAGATMVRIGTAIFGDRQATLEIHDD, from the coding sequence GTGTTATCCGCTGCTGAAATTGGCGATCGCGTTGCCCACCTCAAATCAACCCTTCCTCCCCATGTGCGTCTGATTGCCGTGAGCAAGTTTATGCCAGCGGCCGCCATTCGTGCTGCCTACGAGGCCGGCATTCGGGATTTTGGCGAAAGTCGCGTCCAGGAAGCGGCCAGCAAACGTGCGGAATTGGCGGATCTCACGGATATTACATGGCATCTCATTGGCCACCTACAAACCAATAAAGTGCGGCAGGCGCTGCAACTCTTTGACTGGATCCACACCGTTGACCGCTGGAAGTTGGCTGAGCGCATCAATGCCGTTCTTAGGGAAACCGACACCCCCAGTCCCCACTGCCTATTGCAGGTGAAGCTGCGCCCTGACCCCCAAAAACACGGCTGGGAAAAATCAGAACTCGAAGCAGCCCTCCCCCAACTCGATGCCCTCTCCCATCTGCGCTGCTATGGTCTAATGACGATTCTGCCCTTGGGGTTGTCTCCCTCCGAACAATTGCAGGTCTTTCAAGAATTGCGGGCTTGGGGCGAAGTGCTGAGCACAAAACCATGGCAGCAGCTTCAGTGGCAGGAGTATTCCATGGGTATGACGCAGGACTATCCCCTTGCGGTGCAAGCCGGAGCAACCATGGTGCGCATTGGCACGGCTATTTTTGGCGATCGCCAAGCAACGCTAGAAATTCACGACGACTAA
- a CDS encoding DNA double-strand break repair nuclease NurA, with the protein MVLPLSQLVQQLNHKKAEFLSYDTALAQVRQAYQQALGRWQQQSIPDITAAIDPEIRDWGARPIEPWQHGWCIPLGMQWLHRQAAREWAMTQLMDVTTVAVDGSQIVPSEELFLPVGVVQAGWFLNPHRRDRPYAKEIVLELITPAELRQAETELAQPQTYRFHERYIHLRRFELELKTLRERMAEVTAPALLLFDGSFVATFAESYAPEWQGRYVAALRQTLEASLQQRIPVVAYIDSSQARDLVTLLGHLDHLAPSPHLSDAQLLNTVLTQWGDRSPLFICDRGGILEKYGSWSKGIGFCYLKAHQGYPVRLELPLWIYEAGLLDQVIRWLCGELITGQGYPYALEAADQLAVLQASDRQTFLKQLQVWAEDMGMELRFSRKWVSKQQRR; encoded by the coding sequence ATGGTGTTACCCCTCTCCCAACTGGTGCAGCAACTGAATCATAAAAAAGCTGAATTTCTCAGCTATGACACCGCCTTGGCTCAGGTGCGACAGGCCTATCAACAGGCTCTAGGGAGATGGCAGCAACAAAGCATTCCCGACATCACCGCTGCCATTGATCCTGAGATCAGGGATTGGGGAGCGCGCCCCATTGAACCTTGGCAACATGGCTGGTGTATTCCCTTGGGGATGCAGTGGCTCCATCGTCAGGCGGCGCGGGAGTGGGCAATGACGCAACTCATGGATGTCACTACTGTTGCTGTAGATGGTTCCCAGATTGTTCCCAGTGAAGAGCTATTTTTGCCTGTGGGTGTGGTACAGGCGGGGTGGTTTCTCAATCCCCATCGGCGCGATCGCCCCTACGCCAAGGAAATTGTTCTTGAACTGATCACACCAGCGGAACTGCGCCAAGCAGAGACAGAACTGGCTCAACCGCAAACATACCGCTTCCACGAACGCTACATTCACCTGCGCCGTTTTGAACTGGAACTAAAAACCCTGCGGGAACGCATGGCAGAGGTCACAGCACCCGCGTTGCTCCTGTTTGATGGCTCCTTTGTCGCCACCTTTGCCGAGTCCTACGCCCCGGAGTGGCAGGGGCGATATGTGGCAGCTCTGCGCCAAACCTTAGAGGCCAGTTTGCAGCAACGTATTCCAGTGGTCGCCTACATTGATAGCTCCCAAGCACGGGATTTAGTGACGCTCTTGGGACATCTTGACCATCTTGCCCCTAGTCCCCATCTCTCGGATGCCCAACTCTTGAACACGGTGCTGACCCAGTGGGGCGATCGCTCCCCCTTATTTATCTGCGATCGCGGCGGTATCCTTGAGAAATATGGTTCTTGGTCTAAGGGCATTGGCTTTTGCTACCTCAAAGCCCATCAGGGCTACCCTGTCCGCCTCGAACTCCCCCTGTGGATCTACGAAGCGGGCTTGCTGGATCAGGTGATTCGCTGGCTTTGCGGTGAACTGATTACCGGTCAAGGGTACCCCTACGCCCTCGAAGCGGCGGATCAGTTGGCGGTTCTGCAAGCGAGCGATCGCCAAACCTTTCTCAAGCAACTACAGGTATGGGCGGAGGATATGGGCATGGAACTGCGCTTTAGCCGCAAATGGGTCAGTAAACAGCAGCGGCGTTAG
- a CDS encoding SDR family oxidoreductase, with amino-acid sequence MKVAVIGATGRTGQRIVSALQSSEHQAIAVVRNPAKAQGRWPTVEIRTADVTQPQTLPPALKECEAVICATGVSPSLNPLEPLSVDYLGTKNLVDAAKAAHVQQFILVSSLCVSQFFHPLNLFWLILYWKQQAERYLQESGLTYTIVRPGGLKETDDGGFPIIAPADTLFEGSIARSRVAEICVAALGEPSAYNKIFEVVSRPDQPPVAYPELFRSVAAV; translated from the coding sequence GTGAAAGTTGCAGTGATTGGTGCCACAGGGCGTACAGGTCAGCGCATTGTCAGTGCCCTTCAATCCTCTGAGCATCAGGCGATCGCGGTCGTGCGTAACCCCGCCAAAGCCCAAGGGCGCTGGCCAACAGTGGAGATTCGTACCGCCGATGTCACCCAACCCCAGACCCTGCCCCCCGCGCTCAAAGAGTGTGAAGCGGTCATCTGTGCCACAGGAGTCAGCCCCAGCCTCAACCCCTTGGAACCCCTAAGTGTCGACTATCTCGGCACCAAGAATCTAGTGGATGCTGCCAAGGCTGCCCATGTGCAGCAGTTTATTCTCGTCTCGTCGCTGTGCGTTTCCCAATTTTTCCATCCCCTAAATCTTTTTTGGCTGATTTTGTATTGGAAACAGCAGGCAGAACGTTATCTCCAAGAGAGCGGTCTAACATACACCATTGTGCGGCCGGGGGGTCTGAAGGAAACCGATGACGGTGGCTTTCCAATCATCGCCCCAGCAGATACCCTCTTTGAGGGCAGTATCGCCCGATCGCGGGTGGCGGAAATCTGTGTCGCCGCCTTGGGCGAGCCGAGTGCCTACAACAAAATTTTTGAGGTGGTGAGCCGTCCCGATCAGCCCCCAGTGGCCTATCCAGAGTTATTCCGCTCAGTTGCAGCAGTGTGA